A stretch of DNA from Lycium ferocissimum isolate CSIRO_LF1 chromosome 4, AGI_CSIRO_Lferr_CH_V1, whole genome shotgun sequence:
TGTGTGGATTCCAAATTGATTCAATTATATGTTAAAGCAAAATAATTTTAgtcaattaattcaaaaataatatgtttcagtaaaataattaatttagtaATATGTTACAATTTGTTAGTACATGATGTCATGACTCCAAATAAATCATTCATGATTTGGTCATAACAAACTTAATAAAGGTTGTAATTTATGAGTATATTAAACTGTTGAGATTTCATATTAaccaacttcaaaaaaaaaaaaaaaaaattaaaattttagacTATAACAAAAACCAAGGATAAAAATGAGcggtttttttaaaatttatttaaccAAATGGTGCCTTTCTCTAattcacaacaactatataAACGACATTCTTCCAACAAGATCACTCATTTCTAACTTTTCGAGTAAAGTGCCTTTTAGAAGATACATACCAAGGTATTCTAACAGttcatcttccattttttttttgtcgattAATAAACTTTATAAATTGCTTTTTTCTGTTAGTTAATCTTTTCTACTTGTTGTTTTTGCAGAAAAATGTCTGACGAAGCACAGTGGCCTACATCAAGCATTTATGAAAACATCCTCAGGCCACCCAAATCTGTTCATGAGCGTCTTGTAGACGTTCATTTTCTGTTGGTAGACATGATGTAGAAACTAGACAAGATGATGGAGGAGATTGCTGAGTTGAAAAGAAACCAGGAGAAAATGGAGATGATGAGCAAGGCTACATGCGGAGGCGTTGGCCTCGAAGTTAATGAGATCTTGCCCCCTCACCCAACCGTTTTCTTAATTTTAGGAATGATTAGGGTTTATtgtcgcccccccccccccaaccccacccccaccctgcATGTCAATGTTTAGGCAGGGTTAGTATGTATTGGgggtttgattttgtttttcttttttttggtttcgATCGGAGGGGATGATTTGtctatgtaattttttttttagggggggggggggttaattaattttattatatataaaaacttATGTCTTATTATGCCTAAATTGATGTTGTgctaaatattattttttgagtACTATTTGTTAAATACAACTATCACGAAAGTTACAAATataaagtgtaaaataaaatacaagatATTTTAGATTCAGATTAATACTCTTATTTAAGTTAATGGAATATATAATTTCACATATTATATCAGAAGAGCCAAATGAACCTTTCAGTTTCCCTCTAAAGGAAATAACGTGCACAAATTTGCGAGTCaagggaataaaaaaaaaatattcaaactgAAAATTTATTATTACTCAACTTAATGATAAAATATTCAAACTGAAAATTTATTACTCAACCTAATGATAAAATATTCAAACTGAAAATTTATTATTACTCAGCTTAAATGTAAtactttgataatttcttcaTCTACTTGCATTTGTAAATTGTTTATTATTAATGGAATCAATTACATTGAcaataaatatggaaatataTGAACGGTTACATTaacaataaatatggatatttaTCACACATATTTGAAGACTATTCAACTATACAACCCTTCATTTCCAACTTTTCATTTACATCGTTCCAGAATATATGAACGGTTACATTaacaataaatatggatatttaTCTCACATATTTGGAGACTATTCAACTATACAACCCTTCATTTCCAACTTTTCATTTACATCGTTCCAGACTATACCTACTAAAAGGTATTCATAAATGTtcatcattctttttcttttctttttttcagaCTAAAAAATAGTATAACGTGCTTTCTCCTTCTTACAATTAATCCCTATACTATTTATTCTTTGTGCAGAAATGGGTGACAAGCGGCAGTTTGGTGGACATAGCAAGTATACAATCCTCATCAATCTGCCCAAGAACATGAATGAGCGTCTTATGGACGTTCATTTTCTTTTGATGGAAATGGCTGATAAACTAGACAAGATTATGGACAACCAGGCTGAGTTGAAAGTGAGGACGGAGAAGTTGGAGGCGATGGCCATGGCTACAGTCGGAGGCATTGGCTTAGAACTTGATGAAGTCTTACCCCTCTCACCCCCACCTTTTCCCAAGGCTATGTGAATCTTTTGCTAGGATTAGTATAAGTATGTTTGgggattgatgttgttgttttggtttgtattgggatattaaatataaaattatgaaaattttagttTGTTCGCCAAAAATTGTTATATAAACAAATGTATTATACTCAGatatggattttatttgaaCCATCATTTGAACTTATAACTTACACTGATAGAGATAACCTTATTATTATAAGAACTTATTTCATACGACTTACAgtgatgtgtataattagaGAAAGTTATATAAACGTcctatgaatttattttttagacTTACACGGATAGTATGTGATTAATTAAAGAATgttatataaacaaaaaaaaattgaattttgtacGACTATTCGTTTACAATTTTGACAAATTTCCAAGAAGGATAATAATGTTGACAACACGGCATACAAGAAGCCCTCTTGTTTATTTCCAATGTCCACCTCTTAAATTGGCAAATGAGAGTTTAACTAATGAAATGGGTAACCAAATCTAGTTGGTGAAGGGTTTAGGCGTGGGTGGGTTTGGCCGCCCAAGGTAAGAAAGTAATTATATCAACTAATGCATGATCACTATATGATCACTAGATGAGTTGCATGCAAAAATTACGCTAAATACGTACTAAGCTATCAGTAACCTAAAAAAATGGAGAGAACACCTAAGAGAAGAAGACTAAGTTTAGGATTATGTGCATCTCCGGATGTCATAGAGAAGTTGTACcataccaaaaaagaaaactacGAAACCATGAAGGATAAACTAACTGAGCTAATACACAGGCTAATCAAGCTTAGAGGCAGAGACTCTACTGAGATGATACTCTTGCTTGACCCCCTTCCCCTTACTAAATCGTATGAAATATATGAGAAGCTCCTGAAGAATAACCTCCCTCAAGTCTATGATACCGATGGTGACAATGAGTCATCAAAGGATAGCCCCTTACTTGATACTAGGGGCGTTACTTTTGGTGATGCATGCACCAAGGTTCTTGATCTTTGAGGTGGTCATGATTACTGGTAGGAATGGTTGGTGCAGGTGTTTTTGTCTAGATGCTATGTCATCTCTGTTTTTagttttgttgtgttttcaTTTTAGCTTGTTTTATCTTTGTTTGGAATGAAATGTTTGTTTTGCAATTACAATTCGTGTCTCTtttaatatttctatgcttAATAGCTAACACAATGGAataatttaacttgaaaaagtTTAGACTacacaaaataattaattttgattttacggattcttatattttttattattttatgcatattagataatttgattaaaaattggcgAAATGCTCTCAATgtaaaagaggaaaagaaaaaaaataaggtagtaaaaaggaaaatgttcATAAATATGAGTAAAAACCCAATTCCATTGATCAAAAGCAAATTTACATAACAAAGATGAGTACAAAACACTACTTCATAAATGTGAACATGCTTTTCTCTGTCACCTAAACAGATTTTCACTTGCACCGGTTAGGAACTCAAGGGAAActatgtacttttttttttaaaggcgcGTAACTAGACTCGAACTTGGGACCTAAATGTTCTAAGCTTAAGGCGAAACCATTATACTAGGGCAGATCAACTGCGTTTAAGAATCATCGTTAAATAGTTTTAGTCGCTACGTTAGGCCTAACTTATCCTAAATAGAGAGACTTCGATAAACAAAAAGCAAAACTGGATACCAGTCTCATACTAATCCAACTAGATGACTTAGGGAATACAATTAAAATCCAGGGCTACCGATAAACGAAATAAAATCACAATAACCAAGAAAATCAAGGTATTCAGCTAGGCAAAGAAGGCATGAATAAAAACAACTAAAAACCAAGGTGCACGAAAGGTTCTTTTATTCTAAATTAGATTGTTACACCAAAACATTTTTCAAGTTACACCAATAACATAAATACTAGTCTCGTTAGGGCAATCACTTCATCCTTGGAGCTGTAATGACACCCACGAAAAgtgccaatgaaatcataattaTCATCCACATCTTTGTTACTTTGTCTTCCAAAGTTGACATTTTATCACTTGAGACTGGCTTATAGCCTCCAATTTAGTTACTTCTTTCCTCAAATTGTCCATTTCAACCTTAATAGCATCCAATGCAACCACTAACTCTCTGACTTCAGTCAATGGAGTATCCGAAAATACTTCATCTTCCCATTTCCAATAACCACAAGAATTAATCTGTccaagaaattaaaattaaagtaacacCTAAATAATGCACTTTACCAATCAAAAtatgaataacaacaataactaacCTTTGTCTTAGGACACTTAAAGAACTTCCTTCCAGGGTTTGAATGAGTTTTTGAAGTTAAATGGCTAGCTATCAAACCACAATGGCACTTCAACTGCGACGAGGAGCTATTTTCCGACATTTTTCAAGACATAAACTGTGCAAGAGAGGCGAGAAGAatagaaagagaggaaaaaccCTAGCTGTTGATATTGAAGAAGATGGCGTCGTTTTGGTCTTTTAATTTTAGGACTCATTTAATTAAATTGCTGACATGGCCTCTTATGTGGCATTTTAATGGGACACAGTGGACAAGCCATTAGCCACGGTGGAGAGGAGTTAAAATTAGGGGCAAATATATCAACTATTGTAACGCTAGCGGTATAAGTGGACTGATAGTATAATGGGGGTAAATATgaaccttttcccaaagtagaggggtaaatcaggcccttttcccataaataaataaaaactaggaatatacgtatatatatatataggttgtaTAGGTAATTCGTCATCATCTATTTGATGACCAATAAAACAACaaggaataaataaataaataaataaataaataaataaataaataaataaataaataaataaataaataaataaatagatatatatatatatatatatatatatatatatatatatatatatatatactaggtTCTACTTTGTTTCTTACTATAGATAATTGGTCACCACCTATTTGATGACCAATAAAACAACaaggaaaattaaataaataaatagagattaggaatatacgtatatatatactgtataaGAAAAGTATA
This window harbors:
- the LOC132054701 gene encoding uncharacterized protein At1g43920, Chloroplastic-like, translated to MSENSSSSQLKCHCGLIASHLTSKTHSNPGRKFFKCPKTKINSCGYWKWEDEVFSDTPLTEVRELVVALDAIKVEMDNLRKEVTKLEAISQSQVIKCQLWKTK